Proteins encoded within one genomic window of Macrobrachium nipponense isolate FS-2020 chromosome 9, ASM1510439v2, whole genome shotgun sequence:
- the LOC135218498 gene encoding endoplasmic reticulum membrane-associated RNA degradation protein-like yields the protein MLECSMRCLFAVVNEEATRILTAENSSFYTTFDEILQLYYKNEEAGMPGPSIRRNHEMMCVADSHSNCKIGVFDEDFSLKCEPEKVCCCKSMRVNLVPFLIGEKLNEALHDILNFVNGPRVRDKLSHGEVKLDHVSKDITYHTLYISLLVLSLRHWRCEKEACNEYSSLCKVTDELAVTPYCKLDSCSPHFCDKKSISQMLSCNMSKISLPTKSLVHLMKNYMLDYQCAYHPKAVLHKNLSSSIVKLEEWSQWDRVSCSDLEYPDWETCSLRVMPDYFSFLALTGLRCGAQGFLEMSHFMLHVKEAKYRVLYGSNLEIELISLCNRIVCCIQLVLDNIKDSLRVKYSQYVNKTLRSRQRETYRRQLSAVPTIVLNCYATCQVVYTHFMLVDDLLSTKTPITNVLKTLRKILKLQENIVSHTNVNVNRWDEALKNSTDNIANIKKDYGK from the coding sequence ATGCTAGAATGTTCCATGAGATGCTTGTTTGCAGTTGTCAATGAAGAAGCTACAAGAATACTTACTGCAGAAAACTCATCATTCTATACAACATTTGATGAGATTTTGcagttgtattataaaaatgaagaAGCAGGTATGCCAGGTCCGAGTATAAGAAGAAACCATGAAATGATGTGTGTTGCAGATTCACATAGCAACTGTAAAATTGGAGTATTTGATGAAGACTTTTCATTGAAATGTGAACCAGAGAAAGTGTGTTGTTGTAAATCTATGAGGGTGAACTTAGTTCCTTTTTTGATTGGCGAAAAGCTTAATGAAGCATTACATGATATACTGAACTTTGTGAATGGACCTCGAGTCAGAGATAAACTAAGTCACGGTGAGGTCAAACTTGATCATGTTTCTAAAGATATTACATATCATACTTTATACATTAGTttacttgttctctctctcagacactggaGGTGTGAAAAAGAGGCTTGTAATGAATACAGTTCGTTGTGTAAGGTCACAGATGAATTAGCAGTTACACCATATTGCAAACTGGATAGCTGTAGTCCCCACTTTTGCGACAAAAAATCCATATCCCAGATGCTTTCCTGTAATATGTCAAAAATTTCTCTACCAACCAAATCCCTGGTTCACTTAATGAAAAACTACATGTTGGACTATCAATGTGCTTATCACCCAAAAGCAGTCCTTCATAAAAATTTGAGTTCAAGTATAGTAAAACTAGAGGAGTGGTCACAGTGGGATAGAGTGTCATGTAGTGATTTAGAATATCCTGACTGGGAAACATGCAGTTTAAGAGTAATGCCTGACTACTTTAGTTTCCTTGCTTTGACTGGCCTCAGATGTGGAGCTCAAGGATTTTTGGAAATGAGTCACTTCATGTTGCATGTCAAAGAGGCTAAATACAGGGTACTGTACGGAAGCAATTTGGAAATTGAGCTCATATCCTTGTGTAACAGAATTGTGTGCTGTATACAGTTAGTATTAGATAACATAAAAGATAGTTTAAGAGTGAAATATTCGCAATATGTCAATAAAACTTTGCGATCCAGACAAAGAGAAACATATCGCAGGCAGTTATCAGCAGTTCCTACCATAGTCTTGAACTGTTATGCAACATGTCAAGTGGTTTATACTCATTTCATGTTAGTGGATGATTTACTCTCTACTAAAACGCCTATCACTAATGTTTTGAAAACTCTcaggaaaattttaaaacttCAAGAGAATATTGTATCACATACCAATGTAAATGTGAATCGTTGGGATGAAGCACTGAAGAACTCCACTGATAACATAGCAAATATTAAAAAGGattatggaaaataa